ATTCCATGCCTACTGTTATTCAACTCTGTAAATACACCGCCCTAATTGGGCTGATGCTCTCAACTATCAACGTGGCAACGGCCCGCGATGGCGGTCCTCGTAATGGGCCACCAGAAGAAGCGTTGCAAGCTTGCGTGGAGTTGTCCGAAGGTGACAGTTGTAGCTTTGAAGGTCGCCGTGGCGAGGCCATTGAAGGGCAATGCATCGTGATTAAACAAGAGGACAACGATGGGCTCGCGTGCAAACCAGACTCCGCCCCAGAGCGGCGTTAATCCTAGGCTGAAATCGCCCCTGCAAAATCGGTTTCAGGTTAGCCATGAGCACGGTTTATTAACCTAGGCCGTGTTCGACTTGCTCATTCATTAGCCCAGATGGTGCCAAGCTTCATTATTTTCCCCACTGCAGCAAAAGATCAAACCCCTAAAGCAGCCTTTTCCGTCAACATTTGTTACTTTGTCCACAGTAAAAATTAAGGACTCTGCAATGAAAATCACTAAGTGGATACCGTTACTCGGTGTTATCGCCCTATTCCAAGCCAGCGCCGACCAAACCATTGAGTTAGTCGATGGTCGCCACATCCTGCTGAAAGACAACTTTACTTGGGAATATGTGCCCAAAGCACAACCTGAAGCGTCGGTTAATCCAACAGCAGTGGCTGCTACCAATTTGGCTGCACCCGCTCCCGCACCCGTTGTCGTGCCAGTGGTAACAACGGTCATTCCAGCCAAGAAAACCATAGCCTTTAGCCCTGGTCAATCAAGCAGCATCTTACAAACCGAGCAGTCTGATTACACCGTGGTATTGGCACCACCAAAGTGGGACGGTGATGAGCTTGTTATTCCAACCGAGATTTACAACAACGCGATTCAGCCGTTGATTGAACTGGATCTAAAAGTGGAAATTTACGGTGAAAACGGCCAGCTACTGCATAGCGATGAGTTCCCGGTATGGCGCTCGATCAAGCGTATGGCCAATACCTATCTTCGCCCGGGCCAGAACGAAATCGGCACGGCTATTAAGATAGAATTACCAAAGCAGGGTAAATACAGCATCACGGCCTCGATTAGCGATATAACTACTCGCGGTTAATCTAGGCGTTAACGGTTGAGTACGGCGCA
The genomic region above belongs to Ferrimonas lipolytica and contains:
- a CDS encoding DUF3157 family protein; this translates as MKITKWIPLLGVIALFQASADQTIELVDGRHILLKDNFTWEYVPKAQPEASVNPTAVAATNLAAPAPAPVVVPVVTTVIPAKKTIAFSPGQSSSILQTEQSDYTVVLAPPKWDGDELVIPTEIYNNAIQPLIELDLKVEIYGENGQLLHSDEFPVWRSIKRMANTYLRPGQNEIGTAIKIELPKQGKYSITASISDITTRG